In one Pempheris klunzingeri isolate RE-2024b chromosome 8, fPemKlu1.hap1, whole genome shotgun sequence genomic region, the following are encoded:
- the nsmce2 gene encoding E3 SUMO-protein ligase NSE2 produces MSLSAVHGTLSSLKSFQADIGTGMDIVTHVALDLAEAQDQELNPGIKEMEAMILECARLDREINYFVDVVQQVTAEVTTQQPEAMFSLSAKVREQFSERIAQLSDADLQKHQKVAAFKDSITNSLNQANQESAENMEELDEDIAVTQSQRVNFTCPLTQVEMVNPVKNKKCNHHYDEGAILGLIKTRHSQKKKCCCPVVGCGNSNVKESDLIPDQMLKRKIQSQKRQGNST; encoded by the exons ATGTCTCTCAGTGCGGTTCATGGCACACTGTCCAGCCTGAAGTCATTCCAGGCAGACATCGGGACGGGGATGGACATAGTGACACATGTGGCTTTGGACCTGGCTGAAGCTCAGG ATCAAGAGTTGAACCCCGGCATCAAAGAGATGGAGGCCATGATTCTGGAGTGTGCCAGGCTGGACAGAGAGATCAACTACTTTGTTGACGTTGTGCAACAAGTCACGGCAGAG GTTACTACGCAGCAGCCAGAGGCCATGTTCAGCCTGTCTGCCAAAGTGAGGGAGCAGTTCTCAGAGAGAATAGCCCAGCTCTCTGACGCTGATCTGCAGAAACACCAGAAAGTAGCAGCCTTCAAGGACAGCATCACAAACTCTCTCAACCAAG ccaACCAAGAGTCTGCAGAGAACATGGAGGAGCTCGATGAGGACATCGCTGTTACACAGAGCCAGAGAGTCAACTTCACCTGCCCACTCACACAG GTGGAAATGGTGAACCCGGTGAAGAATAAGAAGTGTAACCACCACTATGATGAAGGAGCCATACTGGGCCTCATCAAAACAAGACACAGccagaaaaagaaatgctg ctgtcctgtggttggctgtggGAACTCAAATGTGAAAGAGTCAGATCTGATTCCTGACCAGATGCTGAAGAGAAAGATCCAGAGCCAAAAGAGACAGGGCAACAGCACATAG
- the lratd2b gene encoding protein LRATD2, which produces MGNQVEKLTHLNYAEVPTSDPNGFDPDDDGPRIGVSYIFSNDDCDDDQDDHLNHFSSDSRAVNHEEKPFDPQDELECAIYYREECVYERSTGAASFSAESLLNKCRPGDLLEFVATGQYPQWAVYVGDFQVVHLHRAEIKNNFLTDVSQGKKGRIVNSLYRYRALPPEVIVRNALDHVGSRDRELYWRNSECFAAWCRFGKREFKIGGEIRIGKQPYRLKLHFSEKKSHVLEFQSLEDVIMEKRRNDQIGKDAVMQELANHLNTTHEIKEERFVN; this is translated from the coding sequence ATGGGGAACCAGGTGGAGAAACTAACGCATTTGAATTACGCAGAGGTGCCAACGTCGGACCCAAATGGGTTCGACCCGGACGACGACGGACCGCGGATCGGCGTCTCTTACATTTTTTCCAACGACGACTGCGACGACGACCAGGACGACCATTTGAATCACTTTTCATCGGACAGCCGCGCGGTAAACCATGAAGAGAAGCCCTTCGACCCTCAGGACGAGCTGGAGTGCGCGATTTATTACCGAGAGGAGTGCGTCTATGAGAGGAGCACCGGAGCCGCGAGCTTCTCTGCGGAAAGTCTCCTGAACAAGTGCAGACCCGGAGACCTGCTGGAGTTTGTGGCCACTGGACAGTATCCACAATGGGCCGTTTACGTCGGGGACTTCCAGGTGGTCCATTTGCACAGGGCTGAGATAAAGAACAACTTTCTGACCGATGTGAGCCAGGGCAAAAAAGGCAGGATAGTGAACAGCCTCTACAGGTACCGTGCGCTCCCGCCGGAGGTGATTGTGCGCAACGCCCTGGACCACGTAGGGtcgagagacagagagctgtaCTGGAGAAACTCGGAGTGTTTTGCCGCCTGGTGCCGCTTTGGCAAACGGGAGTTCAAAATCGGAGGGGAGATACGCATTGGAAAGCAGCCGTACAGGTTAAAATTACACTTTTCGGAGAAGAAGAGTCACGTCCTGGAGTTTCAGAGCCTGGAGGACGTGATCATGGAAAAGAGGAGGAACGATCAGATTGGCAAAGATGCTGTGATGCAAGAGCTGGCCaatcacctgaacacaacacatgaAATCAAAGAGGAGCGTTTTGTCAACTGA